The genomic stretch CAATTGGACCAGCTTCCGTCGATCTGACTCTCGATAATAAATTCAGGATCTACAAACAATTCCAGGAAATACATGATGTGAACGATAATGCTGATTATAAAAAAATAACTGAATTGATCGAAACCGATTCCATTATTATTAAACCGCAGGAAACATTGCTGGGAATAACCAAAGAGAAAGTCATTCTTGCTCCTAACATCTGCGGTTGGCTGGAAGGTCGCAGTCGTTTTGCCCGTTTAGGATTGATGGTTCATATTTCCGCATCATTTATGCAGCCGGGAATAAGTAACCAACAGGTTCTGGAGATCAGCAATGTCGGTAATGTGCTTTTACGATTACATGCAGGAACAAAGATCTGCCA from Candidatus Cloacimonadota bacterium encodes the following:
- the dcd gene encoding dCTP deaminase, whose product is MSILTRNEIIKEIKNKNIIIEPFDPETIGPASVDLTLDNKFRIYKQFQEIHDVNDNADYKKITELIETDSIIIKPQETLLGITKEKVILAPNICGWLEGRSRFARLGLMVHISASFMQPGISNQQVLEISNVGNVLLRLHAGTKIC